Proteins encoded by one window of Aedes aegypti strain LVP_AGWG unplaced genomic scaffold, AaegL5.0 Primary Assembly AGWG_AaegL5_hic_scaff_1748_PBJ_arrow, whole genome shotgun sequence:
- the LOC110680691 gene encoding histone H4: MTGRGKGGKGLGKGGAKRHRKVLRDNIQGITKPAIRRLARRGGVKRISGLIYEETRGVLKVFLENVIRDAVTYTEHAKRKTVTAMDVVYALKRQGRTLYGFGG; this comes from the coding sequence ATGACCGGCCGTGGCAAGGGAGGCAAAGGACTCGGAAAAGGAGGCGCCaagcgtcatcgcaaggttttgcgtgaTAACATCCAGGGTATCACCAAGCCCGCAATCCGTCGTCTGGCTCGTCGTGGAGGAGTCAAGCGTATCTCCGGACTTATCTACGAGGAAACTCGTGGTGTGTTGAAGGTGTTCCTGGAAAACGTCATCCGTGATGCCGTTACCTACACTGAACACGCCAAGCGTAAAACCGTTACCGCTATGGATGTTGTCTACGCTCTGAAGCGTCAGGGACGCACCCTGTACGGTTTCGGAGGTTAA
- the LOC110680683 gene encoding histone H3: protein MARTKQTARKSTGGKAPRKQLATKAARKSAPATGGVKKPHRYRPGTVALREIRRYQKSTELLIRKLPFQRLVREIAQDFKTDLRFQSSAVMALQEASEAYLVGLFEDTNLCAIHAKRVTIMPKDIQLARRIRGERA from the coding sequence ATGGCCCGTACCAAGCAGACTGCTCGTAAGTCTACTGGAGGAAAAGCTCCTCGCAAGCAGCTGGCTACCAAAGccgctcgcaagagcgccccagccaccggaggtGTCAAGAAGCCTCACCGTTATCGGCCAGGAACCGTTGCTCTGCGTGAAATCCGTCGCTACCAAAAGTCGACTGAGCTGCTGATCCGCAAGCTGCCATTCCAGCGTCTGGTTCGTGAGATCGcccaggacttcaagaccgatctgcgcttccagagctcggctgtcatggccctgcaggaagcgagcgaggcctatctggtcggtcttttcgaagataccaacctttgcgccatccacgccaagcgtgtcaccattatgcccaaggacatccagctggctcgccgtatccgtggagaacgcgcttaa
- the LOC110680689 gene encoding histone H2A has product MSGRGKGGKVKGKAKSRSNRAGLQFPVGRIHRLLRKGNYAERVGAGAPVYLAAVMEYLAAEVLELAGNAARDNKKTRIIPRHLQLAIRNDEELNKLLSGVTIAQGGVLPNIQAVLLPKKTEKKA; this is encoded by the coding sequence ATGTCTGGCCGCGGCAAAGGAGGCAAAGTTAAGGGAAAGGCAAAGTCCCGTTCCAACCGCGCTGGATTGCAGTTCCCAGTCGGTCGTATTCACCGTCTGCTCCGGAAGGGCAACTATGCCGAGCGTGTCGGTGCCGGCGCTCCAGTCTACTTGGCTGCCGTTATGGAATATCTGGCCGCTGAAGTGCTCGAATTGGCAGGAAACGCTGCCCGTGACAACAAGAAGACCAGAATCATTCCCCGTCATCTGCAGTTGGCCATCCGCAACGACGAAGAATTGAACAAGCTGCTGTCCGGTGTTACCATCGCCCAAGGTGGTGTTCTGCCCAACATTCAGGCTGTCTTGCTGCCGAAGAAAACCGAGAAGAAGGCATAA
- the LOC110680687 gene encoding histone H2B translates to MAPKTSGKAAKKSGKAQKNIVKGDKKKKKQRRKESYAIYIYKVLKQVHPDTGVSSKAMSIMNSFVNDIFERIAAEASRLAHYNKRSTITSREIQTAVRLLLPGELAKHAVSEGTKAVTKYTSSK, encoded by the coding sequence ATGGCACCGAAAACCAGCGGAAAGGCCGCGAAGAAATCCGGCAAGGCCCAGAAGAACATTGTCAAGGgcgataagaagaagaagaagcagcgcAGGAAGGAAAGCTACGCCATCTACATCTACAAGGTGTTGAAGCAAGTTCACCCCGACACTGGCGTTTCGTCGAAAGCCATGAGCATCATGAACAGCTTCGTCAACGACATCTTTGAGCGTATTGCCGCCGAAGCCTCCCGCCTGGCCCACTACAACAAGCGTTCGACGATCACATCCCGCGAAATCCAAACCGCCGTCCGGCTTCTGCTCCCGGGAGAGTTGGCCAAGCACGCCGTTTCGGAAGGCACCAAGGCCGTCACCAAATACACCAGCTCCAAGTAA
- the LOC110680706 gene encoding histone H1-like: MSEVATEAAAAAPAASPAKTKKPRAPKGQGKPKKPSTHPPVNDMVVAAIKTLKERNGSSLQAIKKYIAANYKCDVAKLAPFLKKALKNGVEKGKFVQTKGTGASGSFKLKAEAKKAASEKKPKKAGEKKAKKATGEKKKATKKPAGEKKAKKPAGEKKAKKPAAAKKAKAAGAKAAKKAGGVKKAAAPKQKATKPSKTAAKKPKTPKPKKAAPAKKAAAKKTAAKK, from the coding sequence ATGTCTGAAGTTGCCACTGAAGCCGCTGCCGCAGCCCCGGCTGCCTCGCCAGCCAAGACCAAGAAGCCAAGGGCCCCCAAGGGACAGGGCAAGCCGAAGAAGCCGTCGACCCACCCCCCAGTCAACGACATGGTTGTTGCTGCCATCAAAACCTTGAAGGAACGCAACGGATCGTCCCTGCAGGCCATCAAGAAGTACATCGCCGCCAACTACAAATGCGATGTCGCCAAGCTTGCCCCATTCCTCAAGAAGGCCTTGAAGAATGGCGTCGAGAAGGGCAAGTTCGTCCAAACCAAGGGCACCGGCGCTTCCGGTTCGTTCAAGCTGAAGGCTGAAGCTAAGAAGGCCGCCAGTGAGAAGAAACCGAAGAAGGCCGGCGAGAAGAAGGCCAAGAAGGCTACCGGAGAGAAGAAGAAGGCCACCAAGAAACCAGCTGGGGAGAAGAAGGCCAAGAAGCCAGCCGGCGAGAAGAAAGCCAAGAAGCCGGCTGCAGCCAAGAAAGCCAAAGCTGCTGGTGCCAAGGCTGCCAAAAAGGCCGGTGGTGTGAAGAAGGCTGCTGCTCCGAAGCAGAAGGCCACCAAACCTTCCAAGACCGCCGCCAAGAAGCCCAAGACCCCAAAACCGAAGAAGGCTGCCCCAGCCAAGAAAGCTGCCGCGAAGAAGACCGCTGCCAAGAAGTAA